From Streptomyces fungicidicus, one genomic window encodes:
- the thiO gene encoding glycine oxidase ThiO has product MSPTRTPDVLVVGGGIIGLVTAWRAAQRGLATALADPEPGGGAARVAAGMLAAVTELHHGEEDLLGLNLASARRYPDFAAELTELTGRDLGYRGCGTLAVALDADDRALLRELHALQQRSGLDSQWLSGRECRRLEPMLAPGVRGGLRVDGDHQIDPRRLAAALLTACERAGVTVHRTRAERLVVTGDRATGVVTSDGTGLDAGQVVLAAGSLSGRLAGVPADVLPPVRPVKGQVVRLTMPARHGPFLNRTVRAVVRGSHVYLVPRENGELVIGATSEEMGWDTTVTAGGVYELLRDAHELAPGITELPLTETTAGLRPGSPDNAPLLGPTALDGLLLATGHYRNGVLLTPVTGDVMAHVLTTGALPEVARPFTPRRFGAAVRTEQPA; this is encoded by the coding sequence ATGTCGCCCACGCGTACGCCGGACGTCCTCGTCGTCGGGGGCGGGATCATCGGTCTGGTCACGGCCTGGCGGGCCGCGCAGCGCGGTCTCGCCACGGCACTGGCGGACCCCGAGCCGGGCGGCGGCGCCGCCCGGGTGGCCGCCGGGATGCTGGCCGCCGTCACCGAACTGCACCACGGCGAGGAGGACCTGCTCGGCCTGAACCTCGCCTCCGCGCGGCGGTATCCGGACTTCGCCGCCGAGCTGACCGAGCTGACCGGCCGGGACCTCGGCTACCGGGGCTGCGGCACGCTCGCCGTGGCGCTGGACGCCGACGACCGCGCCCTGCTGCGGGAGCTGCACGCGCTGCAGCAGCGGTCGGGGCTGGATTCGCAGTGGCTGTCGGGCCGGGAGTGCCGGCGGCTGGAGCCGATGCTCGCGCCCGGTGTGCGGGGCGGGCTGCGGGTGGACGGCGACCACCAGATCGATCCGCGGCGGCTGGCGGCCGCACTGCTGACCGCCTGCGAGCGCGCCGGCGTGACCGTCCACCGCACGCGGGCCGAGCGGCTCGTCGTCACCGGGGACCGGGCGACGGGCGTCGTCACCTCCGACGGCACCGGGCTGGACGCCGGGCAGGTGGTGCTCGCGGCGGGCAGCCTCAGCGGGCGCCTCGCGGGCGTCCCCGCGGACGTGCTGCCGCCCGTGCGTCCCGTGAAGGGGCAGGTGGTGCGGCTGACGATGCCCGCGCGGCACGGCCCCTTCCTGAACCGGACGGTGCGGGCCGTGGTGCGCGGCAGCCACGTCTACCTGGTGCCGCGCGAGAACGGGGAGCTGGTGATCGGGGCGACCAGCGAGGAGATGGGCTGGGACACCACGGTCACCGCGGGCGGCGTGTACGAGCTGCTGCGCGACGCCCACGAACTCGCCCCCGGCATCACCGAGCTGCCGCTGACCGAGACCACGGCGGGACTGCGCCCCGGCTCCCCCGACAACGCGCCGCTGCTCGGCCCGACCGCGCTGGACGGGCTGCTGCTGGCCACCGGCCACTACCGCAACGGGGTCCTGCTGACCCCGGTCACCGGCGACGTCATGGCGCACGTCCTGACCACCGGCGCACTCCCTGAAGTGGCCCGCCCGTTCACCCCCCGGCGCTTCGGCGCCGCCGTCCGCACGGAGCAGCCCGCATGA
- the thiS gene encoding sulfur carrier protein ThiS — MNVSVNGERREYAPGTALDLVVRSLTAAPSGVAAALNETVVPRAQWSATALSEGDRVEVLTAVQGG; from the coding sequence ATGAACGTCTCGGTCAACGGGGAGCGTCGGGAGTACGCGCCCGGCACCGCTCTCGACCTCGTGGTGAGGTCGCTCACCGCGGCGCCCTCGGGGGTCGCCGCCGCCCTCAACGAAACCGTCGTCCCGCGCGCGCAGTGGTCCGCCACCGCCCTCTCCGAGGGTGACCGCGTGGAAGTGCTGACCGCCGTCCAGGGAGGCTGA
- a CDS encoding thiazole synthase, protein MADDPFLLGGTSYTSRLIMGTGGAPSLDVLERALVASGTELTTVAMRRVDPSVHGSVLSVLEKLGVRVLPNTAGCFTAGEAVLTARLAREALGTDLVKLEVIADERTLLPDPVELLDAAETLVDDGFTVLPYTNDDPVLARKLEEVGCAAVMPLGSPIGSGLGIRNPHNFELIVERAGVPVILDAGAGTASDVALAMELGCAGVMLASAVTRAREPVLMASAMRGAVEAGRLARRAGRIPRRWFASASSPAEGLAELDPERPAF, encoded by the coding sequence ATGGCCGACGATCCGTTCCTCCTCGGCGGTACGTCCTACACGTCCCGCCTGATCATGGGCACCGGCGGGGCGCCCAGCCTCGATGTGCTGGAGCGGGCGCTCGTGGCGTCCGGGACCGAGCTGACGACCGTCGCGATGCGGCGGGTGGACCCGTCGGTGCACGGGTCCGTGCTGTCGGTCCTGGAGAAGCTGGGCGTCCGGGTGCTGCCGAACACGGCGGGGTGCTTCACCGCCGGTGAGGCCGTCCTCACCGCGCGGCTCGCCCGGGAGGCGCTCGGCACCGATCTGGTCAAGCTGGAGGTCATCGCCGACGAGCGGACCCTGCTGCCCGATCCGGTGGAGCTGCTGGACGCGGCGGAGACGCTGGTCGACGACGGGTTCACGGTGCTGCCGTACACCAACGACGATCCGGTGCTGGCGCGCAAGCTGGAGGAGGTGGGGTGTGCGGCGGTGATGCCGCTGGGGTCGCCGATCGGGTCGGGGCTGGGGATCCGCAACCCGCACAACTTCGAGTTGATCGTGGAGCGGGCGGGGGTGCCGGTGATCCTGGACGCGGGGGCGGGGACGGCGTCGGACGTGGCGCTGGCGATGGAGCTGGGGTGTGCGGGGGTGATGCTGGCGTCGGCGGTGACGCGGGCGCGGGAACCCGTGCTGATGGCTTCCGCGATGCGTGGTGCGGTGGAGGCGGGGCGGCTGGCGCGGCGGGCGGGGCGGATTCCGCGGCGGTGGTTCGCCTCGGCGTCGTCTCCTGCGGAGGGCTTGGCGGAGCTGGATCCGGAGCGGCCTGCGTTCTAG